Proteins encoded together in one Vibrio metoecus window:
- a CDS encoding Tfp pilus assembly protein, translating to MANLTLIVLSFGSQLHSFWRWTCVCVMLLRKMTFKQMC from the coding sequence GTGGCCAACTTAACCTTGATCGTTTTGAGTTTTGGTAGCCAACTTCACAGCTTTTGGCGTTGGACGTGCGTTTGTGTGATGCTTTTGCGTAAAATGACGTTCAAGCAAATGTGTTAA
- a CDS encoding GNAT family N-acetyltransferase: MKHDLSVDVRPAQENELERVFKLMTEHNEWTRFNAPYFPYSHPTLADFADSTFQRLLVGSDMQLVIYNELPVGTVSCYWECEETRWLETGIVIYDESYWGKGIASIALSQWISYLFETQEIERVGMTTWSGNDRMMSLATKLGLKQEARLRKVRYYQGIYYDSVKYGVIRSEWEVRN, from the coding sequence ATGAAACATGACTTATCAGTCGATGTTAGGCCAGCACAGGAAAATGAGTTAGAGCGTGTGTTTAAGCTGATGACTGAGCATAACGAATGGACTCGATTTAATGCTCCTTACTTTCCGTATTCTCATCCGACTTTGGCTGATTTTGCGGATTCAACCTTCCAACGGTTATTGGTTGGTTCAGATATGCAGTTAGTCATTTATAATGAATTACCCGTTGGGACGGTGAGTTGTTATTGGGAATGTGAGGAAACCCGTTGGCTTGAAACTGGTATTGTCATTTATGACGAAAGTTATTGGGGAAAAGGGATCGCATCAATAGCATTATCTCAATGGATTTCGTATCTGTTCGAAACACAAGAAATAGAGCGGGTGGGCATGACAACATGGTCGGGAAATGATCGCATGATGTCATTAGCGACAAAGCTAGGTTTGAAGCAAGAGGCACGGCTGCGCAAAGTTCGTTATTACCAAGGGATCTATTATGATTCAGTGAAATATGGTGTGATTCGAAGCGAATGGGAAGTACGCAACTAA
- a CDS encoding GNAT family N-acetyltransferase yields MEIKEFSACNLESLRKLYLDSRRDSFPWLKAGSFRIEDFDRDSQGERIWLSEVLGNVAGFISIWEPDNFIHHFYVATEYQGQGVGSMLLNGAKAKYGNLSLKCMVQNQKALNFYLSQGFKIVSQVDDELGGYYYMSFSAQT; encoded by the coding sequence ATGGAAATCAAAGAGTTTAGTGCCTGTAATCTCGAATCGTTGAGAAAGCTCTACTTGGACTCTAGACGGGATAGTTTCCCATGGCTCAAGGCGGGTAGTTTTCGGATAGAAGACTTCGACCGCGATAGTCAAGGTGAACGAATTTGGTTGTCTGAGGTTTTAGGGAATGTTGCCGGCTTCATTTCCATTTGGGAACCTGACAATTTTATTCATCATTTCTATGTTGCAACCGAATATCAGGGGCAAGGTGTGGGCTCGATGCTGCTTAACGGCGCAAAAGCGAAATATGGCAACTTAAGCCTTAAGTGCATGGTTCAAAATCAAAAAGCACTCAACTTTTATTTGTCGCAAGGTTTTAAAATTGTGTCGCAAGTGGATGATGAATTGGGTGGTTATTACTACATGAGCTTCAGCGCACAAACCTAA
- a CDS encoding tautomerase family protein — protein sequence MIVIYGIKEYLNPIKAELSDVIQQSMTQVLDLPEDKRAHRFIPLDKRDFYYPSGRSDAYTVIEVNMMEGRKVETKKALIKALFSNIESRLGISPIDIEITIKEQPAHCWGFRGITGDEVADLTYKVHV from the coding sequence GTGATTGTCATATATGGAATAAAAGAGTACTTGAATCCCATAAAAGCTGAATTATCCGATGTTATTCAGCAGTCCATGACTCAGGTTTTAGATCTGCCCGAAGACAAGCGTGCCCACAGGTTCATTCCACTTGATAAGAGAGATTTCTATTATCCTAGTGGCCGCTCTGACGCTTACACGGTTATTGAAGTTAACATGATGGAAGGTCGCAAAGTAGAAACGAAAAAGGCTTTAATCAAGGCACTTTTTAGTAACATTGAATCTCGATTAGGCATTTCACCAATTGATATTGAAATCACGATCAAAGAACAACCTGCTCATTGTTGGGGTTTCAGAGGCATCACTGGTGATGAAGTCGCAGACTTAACGTACAAAGTCCACGTATAA